The Erythrobacter sp. genome segment GTGGACGAGGTGCGCGACTTCGTGCGCGACCACTGATTGACGGACATAATCGGGTGCCATCACCAGCCGCCAGTTGATGCGGATGCAGCGCCCGGTACTCCGCTCGCCCGAACACGAGCCCCACCGCCGCTGCGCCCGGCTGAGCCGCAGCTGCGGCGGATTGAGCCCCGCGCGGTCGCAATAGTACGCGAGGTCACTGCACAATAGGTTCAACGCTTCGCTTTCGAGCCACCGCTGCAGTCGCGCGGCCAGTCGGTCTGCCGGACCACCGAGGTGCAGTTCGTTTCCAACAAGCCGGACCCTGCGCAGCCCATCGGCCTGCCAGCAAATCGTCAGACCTTCGCCGCGAAATAAAATCATCGATCCATCACCGATGGCGCGCGATTCGGGCACCCGTTCCAGTTGCGCCGCGATCCAGTCGACTCTCGCCCTGGCAAAAGTCAGTGCATCGAGAGTCCGTCCCCAGCCAGGCATCGTCACCCGCAATTCGCTGCCATCGGGCGCGAGCCGCATGGTCAGGCGGCGCGAGCGGGGGTGGCGGCGGATGG includes the following:
- a CDS encoding M48 family metallopeptidase, whose protein sequence is MLDWLRGDHRDPAVEVAGRTLPIAIRRHPRSRRLTMRLAPDGSELRVTMPGWGRTLDALTFARARVDWIAAQLERVPESRAIGDGSMILFRGEGLTICWQADGLRRVRLVGNELHLGGPADRLAARLQRWLESEALNLLCSDLAYYCDRAGLNPPQLRLSRAQRRWGSCSGERSTGRCIRINWRLVMAPDYVRQSVVAHEVAHLVHFDHSPRFYALLAGVFDGDLPAADRWLKAEGRSLYTPFG